The Lachnospiraceae bacterium KM106-2 nucleotide sequence GTCTCTGGTGGCACTATTATTGCAGAAGTACCAGAAACCACAGCTATTTTACATAAATCTATGGTCCCTCCTAATGTAGAAGGCACTGTAACTGATATTGTACCGGATGGTTCCTATACTATCTTAGATTCCATCGTAACGATAGAAAACAGCAATGGTGAGGTGAAACACTTGAGCCTTGCACAAAAATGGCCAATTCGAATTCCCCGCCCAATATTAAAGCGTTTTCCAGCTGATCGTCCACTCTTAACCGGACAGCGAATTATCGATACCCTTTTTCCAATTGCCAAAGGGGGTACTGCTGCTGTCCCAGGCGGATTTGGAACCGGTAAAACTATGACTCAGCATCAGCTTGCTAAATGGTGTGATGCCGACATCATCATCTATATCGGATGTGGTGAGCGTGGTAATGAAATGACTAATGTACTAGAAGACTTCTCGAAATTAGTAGATCCAAAGTCAGGGAATCCCCTCTTAGATCGTACCACACTGATTGCAAATACTTCTAATATGCCAGTCGCCGCCCGTGAAGCTAGTATTTATACTGGTATTACACTTGCTGAGTATTATCGTGATATGGGCTATCATGTTGCGATTATGGCTGATTCTACTTCTCGTTGGGCAGAGGCTTTACGTGAGTTATCTGGTCGTTTGGAGGAAATGCCTGCTGAGGAAGGCTTTCCAGCTTATCTAGCTTCACGGCTATCTGCTTTCTACGAGAGAGCTGGATTAATGCAAAACTTAAATGGAACAGAAGGTAGTGTCTCAATTATCGGGGCTGTATCACCGCAAGGTGGTGATTTTTCCGAACCTGTAACCCAAAATACAAAACGATTTGTTCGATGCTTTTGGGCACTTGATAAAGCGCTTGCCTATGCAAGACATTTTCCGGCTATTAACTGGCTGACCAGCTATTCTGAGTATGTTTCTGACCTCTCACCTTGGTATCTAAAGAATGTCGGAAATGATTTTGTAGACTGTCGAAATCAAATGATCAGTCTATTAAGCCAGGAAAATCAGCTAAATGAAATTGTAAAACTGATCGGCAGTGACGTTTTACCTGATGATCAAAAACTTATTTTAGAGATTGCAAGAGTGATTCGCCTCGGCTTTGTTCAGCAGAATGCATTTCACCCTTCTGATACCTACGTCCCAATGAATAAGCAGTTAAAGATGATGGAGATTATCCTTTATCTTTATCATAAATGCCAAAAACTGATTGCTCTTAATATGCCAATGCGTATTTTGAAAGAAAGTAACATCTTTGAGCGGATTATATCGATCAAATACGATGTTGCAAACAATGAATTAAAGAAGTTTGATGATTATGAACATGAAATTGATGCCTTTTATGATCACATCATTGAAACTAATGCATAAGGAGGGATAATTCATGTCTATTGAATATTTAGGATTAAGTGAAATCAACGGTCCTCTTATTGCAATCGAAGGACTTAGAGATGCCTCATTTGAGGAAATCGTAGAACTTACCGTTGATCAAAAAACAAAGAAGCTCGGCCGTATTATTGAGTGTTATGAAGATAAAGCTGTTATCCAAGTATTTGGCGGAACAGATGAAATGTCCTTAACGAACACTCATACCAAATTAACCGGACACCCCATGGAAATTCCTCTTTCTGAAGATATCCTCGGTCGTACCTTTAATGGTCTTGGACAACCGCTCGATGGACTTGGTCCCATCATTTCAGACGATAAAAGAGATGTAAATGGCCAGCCGCTGAAT carries:
- a CDS encoding V-type ATP synthase subunit A gives rise to the protein MQITGQIYGINGPVITIKGKTNFKMSEMVYVGEEKLVGEVIGLTKENTIIQVFEETTGLKPGESVYSTGSQISVILAPGIISNIFDGIQRPLREIANRSGAFISRGVNVDSLDTKKQWDVHITVKKGDRVSGGTIIAEVPETTAILHKSMVPPNVEGTVTDIVPDGSYTILDSIVTIENSNGEVKHLSLAQKWPIRIPRPILKRFPADRPLLTGQRIIDTLFPIAKGGTAAVPGGFGTGKTMTQHQLAKWCDADIIIYIGCGERGNEMTNVLEDFSKLVDPKSGNPLLDRTTLIANTSNMPVAAREASIYTGITLAEYYRDMGYHVAIMADSTSRWAEALRELSGRLEEMPAEEGFPAYLASRLSAFYERAGLMQNLNGTEGSVSIIGAVSPQGGDFSEPVTQNTKRFVRCFWALDKALAYARHFPAINWLTSYSEYVSDLSPWYLKNVGNDFVDCRNQMISLLSQENQLNEIVKLIGSDVLPDDQKLILEIARVIRLGFVQQNAFHPSDTYVPMNKQLKMMEIILYLYHKCQKLIALNMPMRILKESNIFERIISIKYDVANNELKKFDDYEHEIDAFYDHIIETNA